The following are encoded in a window of Acropora muricata isolate sample 2 chromosome 6, ASM3666990v1, whole genome shotgun sequence genomic DNA:
- the LOC136918825 gene encoding putative nuclease HARBI1, which produces MADLLFDLFAVPRREKKYRIHDIDLTNFSEDELKSRFRFGRDSIIFLVELLREDLERPTSRNHALSPTVQVLVALRFFASGSFLQVIGDTVGLPKSTVSRTIRDVSAALIQKWNEFIHWPTTADEIQRVKEGFLRKGGFPGVIGCVDGTHIRLQRPSQNEADYVNRKGYHSINVQAICDHRGIFTNIVAKWPGSTHDSFIFTDSVIGQQLQTQPRTLEDGLLLGDSGYPCRPFLMTPYLNPSSAQQEAFNRAHTKTRVAIEQAFGWWKRRFHLLHSEIRMTPEKACILIGACATLHNIAILRNEPIDGLDNTEDQPQLTQYCAPEDGKAIRNYICDRFF; this is translated from the exons atggcggacttaTTGTTTGATCTTTTTGCGGTTCCGCGTAGAGAAAAGAAGTATAGGATTCATGACATCGACTTAACAAACTTTTCCGAAGACGAACTTAAGAGCCGCTTTCGTTTTGGCCGTGATTCTATTATATTTTTGGTCGAACTTCTACGCGAAGATCTTGAACGACCAACTTCGCGAAACCATGCTTTATCACCAACTGTGCAAGTTCTTGTGGCGTTGCGCTTCTTTGCGTCTGGAAGCTTTCTCCAAGTAATTGGCGATACCGTAGGACTGCCAAAGTCCACCGTTTCCCGGACAATTCGAGACGTTTCTGCAGCATTAATCCAAAAGTGGAACGAGTTTATTCACTGGCCAACTACCGCCGATGAGATTCAACGAGTAAAGGAAGGGTTTCTCCGCAAAGGAGGATTCCCAGGGGTGATAGGATGTGTAGACGGAACCCATATCAGACTCCAACGGCCCAGCCAAAATGAAGCGGACTACGTCAATCGCAAAGGATACCACTCAATCAACGTGCAAGCTATTTGTGACCACAGAG GAATCTTTACCAACATTGTCGCCAAGTGGCCAGGAAGTACGCAtgatagttttattttcacAGACTCTGTTATTGGACAGCAGCTGCAAACCCAGCCTCGAACACTAGAGGATGGTTTGCTCTTGGGAGACAGTGGCTACCCATGTCGTCCCTTCCTCATGACACCATACCTAAACCCATCCAGTGCCCAACAGGAAGCTTTCAATAGAGCCCACACAAAGACTCGTGTGGCTATCGAACAAGCATTTGGGTGGTGGAAGAGGAGATTCCATCTTCTCCACTCTGAAATTAGAATGACACCAGAGAAAGCATGCATTTTAATAGGAGCGTGTGCAACCCTTCACAACATAGCCATCCTCAGGAATGAGCCAATAGATGGCCTTGATAACACAGAAGATCAACCACAGCTTACACAATACTGTGCCCCTGAAGATGGCAAAGCTATAAGGAACTATATTTGTGACAGGTTTTTCTAA
- the LOC136918824 gene encoding uncharacterized protein: MAKALSATCGKYSPIFLRCTCLKRSISSSTTRAFGSLRPMKDPDGEEKGIANQVRHFSSMYISGVFDRMQKDGVRVIDLRSDTVTKPTKEMKDAMSVAAVGDDVYGDDPTVNALQIKAAELTGKEAALFVTSGTMGNLISVMAHCRGRGEEILVGDQSHIIIWEQGGVAQVAGVHPRQVHTNCDGTLDLADIANKVRSLCDAHQPVSRLICVEQTHNATGGRVLSLDYLQKVRKLATELGLKVHMDGARIFNAATALGVPVAHITQHVDSISFCLSKGLGAPVGSVVAGEEDFIARCLRHRKVLGGGMRQAGVLAAAGIYALDHIAPKLHQDHTNAQILAQGIQEMKNLGIEIDMETVDTNMVYFKVNNNKVSANDLIKSMFKVSDTDPMEKQVAVKMLTLGKNRIRLVLHHQVTQADIQNTLQKMRMILTS, translated from the exons ATGGCTAAGGCACTGAGCGCTACCTGTGGAAAGTACTCACCCATTTTTTTACGGTGTACGTGCTTAAAACGTTCTATATCATCTTCAACGACAAGGGCTTTCGGCAGCCTCCGCCCGATGAAAGATCCCGACGGAGAGGAAAAGGGGATCGCAAATCAAGTGAGACATTTCTCAAGCATGTACATCAGTGGGGTATTTGATCGAATGCAGAAAGATGGTGTTCGTGTGATCGATTTAAGAAGTGATACGGTTACTAAACccacaaaagaaatgaaagatgcAATGTCCGTTGCTGCAGTTGGTGACGATGTTTATGGAGATGATCCGACTGTAAATG CCCTACAGATCAAAGCAGCAGAATTGACAGGAAAAGAGGCAGCCCTTTTTGTGACCAGTGGAACAATGGGAAATTTGATATCAG TGATGGCACACTGCAGAGGACGAGGAGAAGAAATACTTGTTGGAGACCAGTCTCACATTATTATTTGGGAACAAGGTGGAGTGGCACAG GTGGCAGGGGTGCATCCTCGGCAAGTGCACACCAACTGTGATGGAACACTTGATTTAGCAGACATTGCCAATAAAGTGCGCTCACTTTGTGACGCTCACCAACCTGTAAGTCGCTTAATTTGTGTGGAACAAACTCACAATGCAACTGGAGGTAGGGTGCTGTCACTGGACTACTTACAAAAG GTGAGAAAACTGGCTACTGAGCTTGGATTAAAGGTTCACATGGATGGAGCAAGAATCTTTAATGCAGCTACAGCTCTAGGTGTGCCTGTGGCACACATTACTCAGCATGTTGATTCCATTTCTTTCTGTCTTTCAAAG gGCCTTGGTGCTCCTGTGGGTTCTGTAGTTGCAGGAGAGGAAGACTTCATTGCAAG GTGTTTGAGACATAGGAAAGTTCTTGGGGGAGGTATGCGACAGGCTGGGGTGTTAGCTGCAGCAGGGATATATGCTTTGGACCACATAGCCCCTAAACTGCACCAAGATCATACAAATGCACAAATTCTGGCTCAAG GAATTCAAGAGATGAAAAATCTTGGCATTGAGATAGACATGGAAACAGTTGATACCAACATGGTTTACTTCAAAGTTAACAATAACAAAGTGTCTGCCAATGATCTAATAAAGAGCATGTTTAAAGTCTCTGATACTGATCCAATGGAGAAACAAGTGGCCGTGAAAATGTTGACACTTGGGAAGAATAGAATTAGGCTTGTTCTTCACCACCAGGTGACACAAGCTGACATTCAAAACACTTTGCAAAAAATGAGGATGATATTAACATCATAA